A single window of Salvia splendens isolate huo1 chromosome 6, SspV2, whole genome shotgun sequence DNA harbors:
- the LOC121807738 gene encoding G-type lectin S-receptor-like serine/threonine-protein kinase SD1-1 isoform X2, translating to MSILMGKEKKYRKGPWNGRNFTGLPFIRDPAFGAEIVNGRLVSYSDAYNSSICMRLVMDPSGLLQRYIMNEERDGWIPAFSMPSETCSKYGWCGVNTVCKPNKAPVCECLNGFSPKSEREWSSAAWTSGCGRIPPLDCWKEDGFMKVDRVKFPDTLSFRVDNSMSVGDCHEECLRNYNCSVYADHYLSLSDERNGCLMWFGDLVDVMEFAGEVSTGPSIYIGVPKTALESTRDWNGRKRSKKLVFAATGASLGMLLLILCFGGLILRMRRRACKKENEDLELPLFGSKTIAAATNNFSDENLIGEGGFGPVYKGNLSDELAIAVKRMSSTSGQGPQEFKNEVSLIAKLQHRNLVRILGCCVEGEEKMLIYEYMHNKSLDYFIFDENCRAVLTWKMRFDIIMGIARGLLYLHHDSRLKIIHRDLKTSNILLDENLNAKISDFGLARMFEGDQVMARTKRVVGTYGYMAPEYAFDGKFSVKSDVFNLGVVILEIVSGKKNRGFKHPCCYQNLLEQAWLLWKENRELELMDPCYSSSCVEWQVRRCIQVALLCVQNAADDRPIMPSVVVMLSSEDTVLPEPKKPGFFLNTSPSFSERNTSGSEEGRSRSASSMTITEVEGR from the exons ATGAGTATTCTCATGGGGAAGGAGAAGAAGTACCGGAAAGGTCCGTGGAATGGGCGGAATTTCACCGGACTTCCATTCATACGCGATCCAGCATTTGGTGCTGAAATAGTAAACGGAAGGTTAGTCTCCTACTCCGACGCTTACAACAGCTCGATTTGCATGAGACTGGTGATGGATCCGTCGGGATTGCTCCAGCGTTACATCATGAATGAAGAGAGAGACGGATGGATCCCTGCTTTCTCTATGCCGAGCGAAACTTGCAGTAAATACGGTTGGTGCGGTGTTAATACTGTGTGTAAACCTAATAAAGCGCCTGTGTGTGAGTGTTTGAATGGATTCTCGCCTAAATCTGAGAGGGAATGGAGCTCGGCTGCATGGACAAGTGGATGTGGTAGAATTCCCCCGTTGGATTGCTGGAAGGAGGATGGATTCATGAAGGTTGATCGTGTCAAGTTCCCTGACACGTTAAGTTTTCGTGTGGACAATAGCATGAGCGTTGGTGATTGCCATGAGGAATGCTTGAGAAACTACAACTGCTCGGTTTATGCTGATCATTACTTGAGCTTGAGCGATGAGAGGAATGGGTGTTTGATGTGGTTCGGGGACTTGGTTGATGTCATGGAGTTCGCAGGAGAAGTTAGTACAGGGCCAAGCATCTACATCGGCGTGCCTAAAACCGCGCTAG AAAGTACGAGAGATTGGAATGGGAGGAAACGTTCTAAGAAGCTTGTGTTTGCTGCAACGGGTGCTAGTTTAGGGATGCTTTTGTTGATTTTGTGTTTTGGAGGCTTGATTTTAAGGATGAGGAGACGAG CTTGTAAGAAGGAAAACGAGGATTTAGAATTACCTTTGTTTGGTTCGAAAACCATTGCAGCAGCTACTAACAATTTTTCGGATGAAAATTTGATTGGAGAAGGCGGTTTTGGTCCTGTTTATAAG GGAAACTTGTCGGATGAGCTAGCAATCGCAGTGAAAAGAATGTCGAGTACTTCTGGGCAAGGGCCTCAAGAGTTCAAAAATGAAGTTAGTTTGATTGCTAAACTCCAACACAGAAACCTTGTGAGGATTTTGGGATGCTGCGTTGAAGGAGAGGAGAAAATGTTGATATATGAGTACATGCACAACAAAAGCTTGGACTATTTCATTTTTG ATGAGAACTGCCGGGCAGTGCTGACTTGGAAGATGCGGTTTGATATTATTATGGGGATTGCGCGAGGTCTACTCTACCTTCACCATGATTCGAGGCTCAAAATCATCCACAGAGATCTGAAAACAAGCAATATCTTGTTGGATGAGAACTTGAATGCGAAGATTTCAGACTTTGGATTAGCTAGAATGTTCGAAGGTGATCAAGTGATGGCAAGAACAAAAAGAGTGGTTGGGACATA TGGCTACATGGCTCCAGAGTACGCATTTGATGGAAAGTTCTCAGTGAAGTCGGATGTATTCAACCTTGGAGTAGTAATATTGGAAATAGTGAGTGGGAAAAAGAATAGAGGATTCAAGCATCCTTGTTGCTATCAGAACCTTCTGGAGCAG GCATGGCTACTATGGAAGGAAAATAGGGAGTTGGAGCTAATGGATCCATGCTATTCTAGTTCGTGTGTGGAATGGCAAGTGAGGAGATGCATTCAAGTGGCGCTATTATGCGTTCAGAACGCAGCAGATGATAGGCCGATAATGCCATCTGTGGTTGTCATGTTGAGCAGTGAGGATACAGTACTTCCCGAGCCGAAGAAGCCTGGGTTTTTCTTGAACACGAGCCCTAGTTTCTCGGAGAGGAATACATCTGGAAGTGAGGAAGGTAGAAGTAGAAGTGCTTCTTCCATGACTATTACCGAAGTAGAAGGCCGGTAG
- the LOC121807738 gene encoding G-type lectin S-receptor-like serine/threonine-protein kinase SD1-1 isoform X1, translating into MSILMGKEKKYRKGPWNGRNFTGLPFIRDPAFGAEIVNGRLVSYSDAYNSSICMRLVMDPSGLLQRYIMNEERDGWIPAFSMPSETCSKYGWCGVNTVCKPNKAPVCECLNGFSPKSEREWSSAAWTSGCGRIPPLDCWKEDGFMKVDRVKFPDTLSFRVDNSMSVGDCHEECLRNYNCSVYADHYLSLSDERNGCLMWFGDLVDVMEFAGEVSTGPSIYIGVPKTALESTRDWNGRKRSKKLVFAATGASLGMLLLILCFGGLILRMRRRAACKKENEDLELPLFGSKTIAAATNNFSDENLIGEGGFGPVYKGNLSDELAIAVKRMSSTSGQGPQEFKNEVSLIAKLQHRNLVRILGCCVEGEEKMLIYEYMHNKSLDYFIFDENCRAVLTWKMRFDIIMGIARGLLYLHHDSRLKIIHRDLKTSNILLDENLNAKISDFGLARMFEGDQVMARTKRVVGTYGYMAPEYAFDGKFSVKSDVFNLGVVILEIVSGKKNRGFKHPCCYQNLLEQAWLLWKENRELELMDPCYSSSCVEWQVRRCIQVALLCVQNAADDRPIMPSVVVMLSSEDTVLPEPKKPGFFLNTSPSFSERNTSGSEEGRSRSASSMTITEVEGR; encoded by the exons ATGAGTATTCTCATGGGGAAGGAGAAGAAGTACCGGAAAGGTCCGTGGAATGGGCGGAATTTCACCGGACTTCCATTCATACGCGATCCAGCATTTGGTGCTGAAATAGTAAACGGAAGGTTAGTCTCCTACTCCGACGCTTACAACAGCTCGATTTGCATGAGACTGGTGATGGATCCGTCGGGATTGCTCCAGCGTTACATCATGAATGAAGAGAGAGACGGATGGATCCCTGCTTTCTCTATGCCGAGCGAAACTTGCAGTAAATACGGTTGGTGCGGTGTTAATACTGTGTGTAAACCTAATAAAGCGCCTGTGTGTGAGTGTTTGAATGGATTCTCGCCTAAATCTGAGAGGGAATGGAGCTCGGCTGCATGGACAAGTGGATGTGGTAGAATTCCCCCGTTGGATTGCTGGAAGGAGGATGGATTCATGAAGGTTGATCGTGTCAAGTTCCCTGACACGTTAAGTTTTCGTGTGGACAATAGCATGAGCGTTGGTGATTGCCATGAGGAATGCTTGAGAAACTACAACTGCTCGGTTTATGCTGATCATTACTTGAGCTTGAGCGATGAGAGGAATGGGTGTTTGATGTGGTTCGGGGACTTGGTTGATGTCATGGAGTTCGCAGGAGAAGTTAGTACAGGGCCAAGCATCTACATCGGCGTGCCTAAAACCGCGCTAG AAAGTACGAGAGATTGGAATGGGAGGAAACGTTCTAAGAAGCTTGTGTTTGCTGCAACGGGTGCTAGTTTAGGGATGCTTTTGTTGATTTTGTGTTTTGGAGGCTTGATTTTAAGGATGAGGAGACGAG CAGCTTGTAAGAAGGAAAACGAGGATTTAGAATTACCTTTGTTTGGTTCGAAAACCATTGCAGCAGCTACTAACAATTTTTCGGATGAAAATTTGATTGGAGAAGGCGGTTTTGGTCCTGTTTATAAG GGAAACTTGTCGGATGAGCTAGCAATCGCAGTGAAAAGAATGTCGAGTACTTCTGGGCAAGGGCCTCAAGAGTTCAAAAATGAAGTTAGTTTGATTGCTAAACTCCAACACAGAAACCTTGTGAGGATTTTGGGATGCTGCGTTGAAGGAGAGGAGAAAATGTTGATATATGAGTACATGCACAACAAAAGCTTGGACTATTTCATTTTTG ATGAGAACTGCCGGGCAGTGCTGACTTGGAAGATGCGGTTTGATATTATTATGGGGATTGCGCGAGGTCTACTCTACCTTCACCATGATTCGAGGCTCAAAATCATCCACAGAGATCTGAAAACAAGCAATATCTTGTTGGATGAGAACTTGAATGCGAAGATTTCAGACTTTGGATTAGCTAGAATGTTCGAAGGTGATCAAGTGATGGCAAGAACAAAAAGAGTGGTTGGGACATA TGGCTACATGGCTCCAGAGTACGCATTTGATGGAAAGTTCTCAGTGAAGTCGGATGTATTCAACCTTGGAGTAGTAATATTGGAAATAGTGAGTGGGAAAAAGAATAGAGGATTCAAGCATCCTTGTTGCTATCAGAACCTTCTGGAGCAG GCATGGCTACTATGGAAGGAAAATAGGGAGTTGGAGCTAATGGATCCATGCTATTCTAGTTCGTGTGTGGAATGGCAAGTGAGGAGATGCATTCAAGTGGCGCTATTATGCGTTCAGAACGCAGCAGATGATAGGCCGATAATGCCATCTGTGGTTGTCATGTTGAGCAGTGAGGATACAGTACTTCCCGAGCCGAAGAAGCCTGGGTTTTTCTTGAACACGAGCCCTAGTTTCTCGGAGAGGAATACATCTGGAAGTGAGGAAGGTAGAAGTAGAAGTGCTTCTTCCATGACTATTACCGAAGTAGAAGGCCGGTAG
- the LOC121807739 gene encoding probable sugar phosphate/phosphate translocator At1g06470 isoform X1 codes for MELGDVHNRSPSGGDGHNRSPFGSDLNDIENGHTVNRRLHTNNDSSLNHVDYHSLSKRDTENPVSVSDVVKTLFLILAWYAISTFLTLYNKTLLGDDLGKFPAPLLMNTIHFVMQAALSTAITWYWPEMFHSSVMSWSDYFARVVPTALSTAMDVNLSNASLVFISVTFSTMCKSASPIFLLVFAFAFRLESPSVKLFGIMFVISAGILLTVAKETEFDFWGFIFVMLAAVMSGFRWTMTQILLQKESYGLKNPLTLMSYVTPIMAIGTGLLSLLLDPWKDFRESNYFNSSWNIVISCLLMLFGGTLAFFMVLTEYILISVTSAVTVTVAGVVKEAVTILVAVFYFHDEFTWLKGYGLTTIMFGVSLFNWYKYQKLHKSKRHGGSPTDGSTSKYTIIEDVDEEESSPLTSPSSHSDE; via the exons ATGGAGCTTGGTGATGTTCATAATCGATCTCCCAGCGGTGGTGATGGACACAATAGGTCGCCCTTTGGTAGCGATTTAAACGATATTGAAAATGGTCACACGGTCAATAGAAGACTACATACAAATAATGACAGCAGTCTAAATCACGTGGACTACCATAGCCTGTCAAAGAGAGATACAGAGAACCCGGTTTCTGTTTCTGATGTGGTGAAAACTTTGTTTCTAATACTGGCCTGGTACGCAATCAGTACATTCTTGACACT GTACAATAAGACGTTATTAGGGGATGATTTGGGGAAATTCCCTGCGCCACTGTTGATGAACACCATTCACTTTGTCATGCAAGCGGCTCTCTCAACAGCCATTACGTGGTATTGGCCTGAAATGTTTCACTCCTCTGTTATGTCTTGGAGTGATTATTTTGCAAGAG TTGTACCAACAGCCCTCAGCACCGCAATGGATGTTAATCTGAGCAATGCATCCCTGGTTTTCATTTCCGTCACATTTTCCACTATG TGTAAATCAGCATCGCCAATATTTCTCCTTGTTTTTGCCTTTGCATTCAG ATTGGAATCTCCAAGCGTGAAGCTGTTTGGCATAATGTTTGTCATTTCTGCCGGGATACTATTAACAG TTGCTAAGGAGACAGAATTTGATTTTTGGGGTTTCATATTTGTGATGCTTGCTGCTGTCATGTCAGGGTTCCGATGGACAATGACACAGATTCTTCTCCAG AAAGAATCATATG GCCTTAAAAATCCTCTTACCTTGATGAGCTACGTGACACCAATTATGGCAATTGGAACTGGTCTGCTTTCTCTATTGCTGGATCCTTGGAAAGATTTCAGAGAGAGCAATTACTTTAACAGCTCGTGGAATATTGTCATAAGTTGTTTGCTGATGCTGTTCGGCGGAACACTGGCTTTTTTCATG GTATTGACTGAATATATTCTCATCTCAGTGACTAGTGCAGTAACAGTGACAGTAGCAGGGGTTGTGAAGGAAGCTGTGACTATTTTG GTGGCTGTGTTCTATTTTCATGATGAATTCACATGGTTGAAAGGGTATGGCCTCACAACAATCATGTTTGGTGTCAGCTTATTCAACTGGTACAA ATACCAGAAGTTGCACAAGAGCAAGAGGCATGGCGGTTCGCCAACAGATGGTTCGACATCCAAGTATACTATCATCGAGGACGTGGATGAAGAAGAAAGCAGCCCGCTTACAAGCCCAAGTTCACATTCTGACGAATAA
- the LOC121807739 gene encoding probable sugar phosphate/phosphate translocator At1g06470 isoform X2: MELGDVHNRSPSGGDGHNRSPFGSDLNDIENGHTVNRRLHTNNDSSLNHVDYHSLSKRDTENPVSVSDVVKTLFLILAWYNKTLLGDDLGKFPAPLLMNTIHFVMQAALSTAITWYWPEMFHSSVMSWSDYFARVVPTALSTAMDVNLSNASLVFISVTFSTMCKSASPIFLLVFAFAFRLESPSVKLFGIMFVISAGILLTVAKETEFDFWGFIFVMLAAVMSGFRWTMTQILLQKESYGLKNPLTLMSYVTPIMAIGTGLLSLLLDPWKDFRESNYFNSSWNIVISCLLMLFGGTLAFFMVLTEYILISVTSAVTVTVAGVVKEAVTILVAVFYFHDEFTWLKGYGLTTIMFGVSLFNWYKYQKLHKSKRHGGSPTDGSTSKYTIIEDVDEEESSPLTSPSSHSDE, from the exons ATGGAGCTTGGTGATGTTCATAATCGATCTCCCAGCGGTGGTGATGGACACAATAGGTCGCCCTTTGGTAGCGATTTAAACGATATTGAAAATGGTCACACGGTCAATAGAAGACTACATACAAATAATGACAGCAGTCTAAATCACGTGGACTACCATAGCCTGTCAAAGAGAGATACAGAGAACCCGGTTTCTGTTTCTGATGTGGTGAAAACTTTGTTTCTAATACTGGCCTG GTACAATAAGACGTTATTAGGGGATGATTTGGGGAAATTCCCTGCGCCACTGTTGATGAACACCATTCACTTTGTCATGCAAGCGGCTCTCTCAACAGCCATTACGTGGTATTGGCCTGAAATGTTTCACTCCTCTGTTATGTCTTGGAGTGATTATTTTGCAAGAG TTGTACCAACAGCCCTCAGCACCGCAATGGATGTTAATCTGAGCAATGCATCCCTGGTTTTCATTTCCGTCACATTTTCCACTATG TGTAAATCAGCATCGCCAATATTTCTCCTTGTTTTTGCCTTTGCATTCAG ATTGGAATCTCCAAGCGTGAAGCTGTTTGGCATAATGTTTGTCATTTCTGCCGGGATACTATTAACAG TTGCTAAGGAGACAGAATTTGATTTTTGGGGTTTCATATTTGTGATGCTTGCTGCTGTCATGTCAGGGTTCCGATGGACAATGACACAGATTCTTCTCCAG AAAGAATCATATG GCCTTAAAAATCCTCTTACCTTGATGAGCTACGTGACACCAATTATGGCAATTGGAACTGGTCTGCTTTCTCTATTGCTGGATCCTTGGAAAGATTTCAGAGAGAGCAATTACTTTAACAGCTCGTGGAATATTGTCATAAGTTGTTTGCTGATGCTGTTCGGCGGAACACTGGCTTTTTTCATG GTATTGACTGAATATATTCTCATCTCAGTGACTAGTGCAGTAACAGTGACAGTAGCAGGGGTTGTGAAGGAAGCTGTGACTATTTTG GTGGCTGTGTTCTATTTTCATGATGAATTCACATGGTTGAAAGGGTATGGCCTCACAACAATCATGTTTGGTGTCAGCTTATTCAACTGGTACAA ATACCAGAAGTTGCACAAGAGCAAGAGGCATGGCGGTTCGCCAACAGATGGTTCGACATCCAAGTATACTATCATCGAGGACGTGGATGAAGAAGAAAGCAGCCCGCTTACAAGCCCAAGTTCACATTCTGACGAATAA
- the LOC121807739 gene encoding probable sugar phosphate/phosphate translocator At1g06470 isoform X3: MELGDVHNRSPSGGDGHNRSPFGSDLNDIENGHTVNRRLHTNNDSSLNHVDYHSLSKRDTENPVSVSDVVKTLFLILAWYAISTFLTLYNKTLLGDDLGKFPAPLLMNTIHFVMQAALSTAITWYWPEMFHSSVMSWSDYFARVVPTALSTAMDVNLSNASLVFISVTFSTMCKSASPIFLLVFAFAFRLESPSVKLFGIMFVISAGILLTVAKETEFDFWGFIFVMLAAVMSGFRWTMTQILLQKESYGLKNPLTLMSYVTPIMAIGTGLLSLLLDPWKDFRESNYFNSSWNIVISCLLMLFGGTLAFFMVLTEYILISVTSAVTVTVAGVVKEAVTILVKIID, encoded by the exons ATGGAGCTTGGTGATGTTCATAATCGATCTCCCAGCGGTGGTGATGGACACAATAGGTCGCCCTTTGGTAGCGATTTAAACGATATTGAAAATGGTCACACGGTCAATAGAAGACTACATACAAATAATGACAGCAGTCTAAATCACGTGGACTACCATAGCCTGTCAAAGAGAGATACAGAGAACCCGGTTTCTGTTTCTGATGTGGTGAAAACTTTGTTTCTAATACTGGCCTGGTACGCAATCAGTACATTCTTGACACT GTACAATAAGACGTTATTAGGGGATGATTTGGGGAAATTCCCTGCGCCACTGTTGATGAACACCATTCACTTTGTCATGCAAGCGGCTCTCTCAACAGCCATTACGTGGTATTGGCCTGAAATGTTTCACTCCTCTGTTATGTCTTGGAGTGATTATTTTGCAAGAG TTGTACCAACAGCCCTCAGCACCGCAATGGATGTTAATCTGAGCAATGCATCCCTGGTTTTCATTTCCGTCACATTTTCCACTATG TGTAAATCAGCATCGCCAATATTTCTCCTTGTTTTTGCCTTTGCATTCAG ATTGGAATCTCCAAGCGTGAAGCTGTTTGGCATAATGTTTGTCATTTCTGCCGGGATACTATTAACAG TTGCTAAGGAGACAGAATTTGATTTTTGGGGTTTCATATTTGTGATGCTTGCTGCTGTCATGTCAGGGTTCCGATGGACAATGACACAGATTCTTCTCCAG AAAGAATCATATG GCCTTAAAAATCCTCTTACCTTGATGAGCTACGTGACACCAATTATGGCAATTGGAACTGGTCTGCTTTCTCTATTGCTGGATCCTTGGAAAGATTTCAGAGAGAGCAATTACTTTAACAGCTCGTGGAATATTGTCATAAGTTGTTTGCTGATGCTGTTCGGCGGAACACTGGCTTTTTTCATG GTATTGACTGAATATATTCTCATCTCAGTGACTAGTGCAGTAACAGTGACAGTAGCAGGGGTTGTGAAGGAAGCTGTGACTATTTTG GTTAAAATTATTGACTAG